GCCAATGCCCAGGGGATCGCCCAGGCGCTGATTCAGGTCCAGGTTGTCAATCAGGTACTTGTTCACCACTGTATCGCCGTACTTGTTCAAAAAGTCCGGCACAGACAGCACGGCCTCGCTCTGCTTCTGGTTGGAAGAGGTGTTGGCGTCCAGGGATTTTAGTTTTTTCTGGAGCATCATCATCAGGCGCTTTTCAGCGGGGATGGCAGAAATAACATAGTCGTAAATCGGCGGTATGTGCTTTAGCTGGCCGGTGCGGTTGATGCGGCCGCGTTTCTGCACCTCGGTGTTGATGTCGAGCTCTGCCTGCAGGATGAGCATCACGCGCTGCTTCACCTCTGAAACCGGCACCACGTCGGTCGGCACGGCATGGGCTGAGGCACCGGTGGAGCCGGACTGGTTAATCATCAGCACGTCCACCTCATTGTCGTTGAAAGAGCGGAAAGCGTCGTTGGTCGCCAGTTTCTCGCGCAGCGTCACCAGGCCTTTGCCGGTCTTGTGGTTGAGCTGCACCTCGTACTTGCGGCCCGTTACCTCTGCCACGCTGTAGCCCGCTGCCTCAATGCGCTGCTTCACGGCGTCAATCGGGGAGATGGTGATGCCGGATGAGGCCTGCCGGATGCGCTCGGAGATTTGGAAGTATTTTTCCTGCCCCTCCGGAGACAGGTCGCTTACCTCTATCTGCTTTTTCTCTTTGCTGCCGTCGTGGTTTGTCTCGGTGTAACGCATCACGCCATCCAAGCCGCGCTGCAGGACCGTGGCGAAATCAATATCGATTAGCGAACCATTACCCACGGGGCTGCCCGCCTCGTCCTCCATCTGCTCAATAAAAGAGCCCATGGTGGAGGCGAAGGCAATAACCGGCTTCTTGCCCTCCCTTAGCCGCTGTATCGCTCTCTCGGCCACGGTATCAGCCTTTATGCTGAACAGCATTTGGTTGATTACCTGGAAGATTTTAGAGAAATACGGCGAATTGTCAACGCCTGCAGCGGAGGTGCCCCCGCGCTTCTTTATCTCTTTCGATTCGGCTGCGGCAATCTTGTCCATTTCCTCAATAGAGGGCTCCACATGCAGCTCCTGGAAGCCGATGATCTCCCGCATGATTTCGGTCATGTTGTCGGCCACCGCCTTGTGCTCCTGCTCTTTGTCCAGCGACGGATCGCCTGCTGTCTTGTCGAGGGTGATGTAGTTCACCTCTATGCCCTCAAAGCTTCGCTCACGGCGTATCATCTGCCCTTCCTGCACAAGCTGCGAGGAAAGTATCTCCTGCAGGGCCACGCCTCCGGCCTGAATGGCCTCCACCAGGCCCTCTTTGCTCAGGTTGGCGTCTGACATGGCCGTTTTCATGGCGTACAGCGGCAAGTTGTCGCTTCGCTTGGCGTAGGTCGCGGAAAGGAAAAGTACACCGGCGGCGCTGGCCACCACGTCCTGCAGGAAGTTTCCGGTGTTCGACTCGCCGGACGCGTTGTGGCTCTCGTCCATGATGATGATGTTGTCCTTTGCCACCTGGCGCAACCAGTCCGGCTTTGCGGGGGAGCGCTCCGGAGAGCTGAACTGTGAATAGGTCGCCAGGGCATAGTGGAAGCCCTGCGGCATCCGCTTGCTCTTGATAGTGTCCCTGAGCTGCTTTTCGGGCATGGGCTCATACACCACCTTGCCCCGCGCATCCTTGATTTTGGTCTTCTTGTCGCGGCTGTTCACCACGAACGGCACCAGGTCCTTCGAGCCAATGGCCACCAGGTCGCGGTAAAGGTCAGAGAACAGGTTGGGCTTCTCAGTGATGAACACCGGCACCTTGCCCTGCAGCGCCGCGTAGCGGATGATGGCAGCGGCCTGCCTGCCCTTGCCTATGCCGGTCTGGTCGCCGATGATCATGCCCTGCCCCCTTGCCTCTATGTTGTAGAGGGCCATGGCCACGGCGTCAATCTGCTCTGCGGCCAGCGCCTTGCACATCTCTGTGTTGGAGGCGTAGCCCAACCGGTGCTGCACAAAGGCGTCAATGTCGCCGCCCACGGCCTCTTTTATCTTGCCTAGGGCAGAAAACGTCTCGTGCGCCATCATATCCGGCACATGCGTGTCGAGCACGAAACAGGCGTTGGAGGTGGGGGTGTAGGGCATTCCCAGGCCGCCCAGGTCCAGGAGCTGCAGCTTTAGTTTAACGGCTCGGGCTTTAAGGGAAAGCATTTTTAGTCTTTTAGAATGGTTGGAAGTGTGTTGGGTTGGCTGAGGGGCCTCCAGGTATTGTGTCACGCGCTCGTACAGCTCGTCAAAGGTCCGTACCAGCGTGTCATGCCCGCTCTTTAGCGGCGAGACGCCCTGAGGAACCGGCTTTCTGCCGTTGATCAGTATCAGGCGCACGGCAAAGCCGGTGCCCTGGCGCGTGTACAGCTTTTTGCTGTCGATGTTGAGCACGTCCTCCACATGGTAATGGCTGTAGAGGTAATTGAAGAAAAGGCGGTTCTTGCCTGCCTGCAGCCTGCCTTTGTCGTCCCAGGTGGAGTGCCCGCCGATGATGATGGCGGCGCGTCCGGAATCCTTCATGCAGTCCAGTGCCCGGATGGCCATCACCTGCTCCAGCGACTTGAGTTTGTAGGTGCCGAAAACCACCTCGTCTGTGGAGCCGAACGGCGGGTTTGTCACCACGCAGTCGAATTGTTTTTCAAATCCCTTGAAAGGCAGCGTGGCATCCATCCCCGTCACGCCCGCATAGCCCTGTGTCTCCAGGTTCATGCGCCGCACCCGGTCAATCTCGTTCACGGTGCATTGCTGCGGAGTGGCCGCAATGGTCAGCAGCCCGTTACCGGCAGAGGGCTCGAAAAGCGTGT
This window of the Pontibacter russatus genome carries:
- a CDS encoding strawberry notch-like NTP hydrolase domain-containing protein; protein product: MEKQLVSHMREFVGHMQVRLSNSIKDNKTGVEKIAASFGITDRTLVKELTELAIVNRARILAHSAAFPTPRERFGRIVSLYNNQVNLSFRTSQSMLLQQYSTPAPIGYLAGLYVGADRPENTLFEPSAGNGLLTIAATPQQCTVNEIDRVRRMNLETQGYAGVTGMDATLPFKGFEKQFDCVVTNPPFGSTDEVVFGTYKLKSLEQVMAIRALDCMKDSGRAAIIIGGHSTWDDKGRLQAGKNRLFFNYLYSHYHVEDVLNIDSKKLYTRQGTGFAVRLILINGRKPVPQGVSPLKSGHDTLVRTFDELYERVTQYLEAPQPTQHTSNHSKRLKMLSLKARAVKLKLQLLDLGGLGMPYTPTSNACFVLDTHVPDMMAHETFSALGKIKEAVGGDIDAFVQHRLGYASNTEMCKALAAEQIDAVAMALYNIEARGQGMIIGDQTGIGKGRQAAAIIRYAALQGKVPVFITEKPNLFSDLYRDLVAIGSKDLVPFVVNSRDKKTKIKDARGKVVYEPMPEKQLRDTIKSKRMPQGFHYALATYSQFSSPERSPAKPDWLRQVAKDNIIIMDESHNASGESNTGNFLQDVVASAAGVLFLSATYAKRSDNLPLYAMKTAMSDANLSKEGLVEAIQAGGVALQEILSSQLVQEGQMIRRERSFEGIEVNYITLDKTAGDPSLDKEQEHKAVADNMTEIMREIIGFQELHVEPSIEEMDKIAAAESKEIKKRGGTSAAGVDNSPYFSKIFQVINQMLFSIKADTVAERAIQRLREGKKPVIAFASTMGSFIEQMEDEAGSPVGNGSLIDIDFATVLQRGLDGVMRYTETNHDGSKEKKQIEVSDLSPEGQEKYFQISERIRQASSGITISPIDAVKQRIEAAGYSVAEVTGRKYEVQLNHKTGKGLVTLREKLATNDAFRSFNDNEVDVLMINQSGSTGASAHAVPTDVVPVSEVKQRVMLILQAELDINTEVQKRGRINRTGQLKHIPPIYDYVISAIPAEKRLMMMLQKKLKSLDANTSSNQKQSEAVLSVPDFLNKYGDTVVNKYLIDNLDLNQRLGDPLGIGKDEDAKPTDSRGAAISIAHKVSGRVAVLPTADQQAFYEDITEAYDDYIEELKRKDEYDLEVEAMDLEAETISSQIAKVGKGGTSVFSENTMLETIRAKVLKKPFTKPEVHNLLQDSLGGKTAAEQTAELVAEFKQYMLESANAETEEKNRHYADLVAKLPSDKKIAKLPPAEQLMAIQERRNVLEEARKAAVKKIGDTANNRYRFLHGIFEFFTVGRGIYYSIGREELAKGIFLGFKIDRKKKNPFAPSNVRLRFAVAHSTKYLEIPASQHEAIGAIRGSSYSISRYERDSMIEYWDSAIRDSSQDSKIRYVVTGNLLQAFDQFKGKLVSYTLKGGGEKKGILMPDYWVPQESNKSVTVPISQAAAYIRSMTVGRSLVTAKGVSILRQGQYYKIMVAGTKKSGAWFFLNSDVLRLVNRNLFEKQADKMVSELELERIDELVQWLQAKHSDSVSLPEADFKRMFQEKVDAPRPVHEWPRLLVPEIKQDSKKTKLKLLKLKAKAVKIKLLLLGLDTLKKAA